In Mytilus edulis chromosome 6, xbMytEdul2.2, whole genome shotgun sequence, the following proteins share a genomic window:
- the LOC139527277 gene encoding uncharacterized protein produces the protein MDDNLDVVVDFFERRNVEKKYIQRLKEEKMDPQTFLAMSDEQLHTYIPAYGDIYAARRYFKDLMKREHKNQRSDSLFKKLRRKMGKEKSSDSEEEGEGDKKGTRKKSKKTDGFQLHSNRSEKLRGNSNAKKAVRQIEIGWFDYEYDDNAYHQVKTPNGGGARHVSAPKSWLPNDIMEHGKKLFFRNGKSKKGMVTEFDFEIRNFMGESIEEDCTVADLYDETGSRQLRYYLYTKKRTTSILEQAIDESQLELEEDEDLPDILYTRNLQRSISMSTLPDTGNPGTSTPLPKPSSSINQIVTLKIASDDEGIIFCPQENDHYQLLQSLNAAVDILPPSELSTYLDSVDETLPHNESSAGSAPQSNTSATGGHEQTSTTGIALPVTELEDVRKQDIVRIHKSNLFIEMINLFKTGEMDFSKCRVIRVNANGHDERGTGEGFLKDVFCEFWELFYMKCCEGADIKVPILRHDMQQEEWTAIAYILVNGFKTVNYFPVQICKACFEDALFGVPYANLVDAFFRFVPKTDRVALEKAFNHFQDSDLGDLIDVLETYDCKKYPSQDNIKNIIQEIAHKEIIQQPKFVTDCWKSVFQTRLHWNQETLSKMYLEMCPTVNKILKSLTFPESLDLKGQVTAGYLKKFVKGLDDKDVHSFMRFCTGANLSCDIILVEFTKLSGLQRRPTAQTCGNILRLPTSYESAADLREDFLNIFERRVWDMDYV, from the exons ATGGATGACAACCTGGATGTTGTGGTTGATTTCTTTGAAAGAAGAAATGTGGAAAAAAAGTACATACAGAGATTAAAAGAGGAGAAG ATGGATCCCCAGACATTTTTAGCGATGTCAGATGAACAGTTACATACTTATATACCAGCATACGGGGACATTTATGCTGCCAGGAGATACTTTAAAGATCTAATGAAAAGGGAACATAAAAACCAACGAAGTGATTCTCTATTTAAAAAACTGAGGAGAAAGATGGGAAAAGAAAAGTCCTCAGATAGTGAGGAAGAAGGTGAAGGTGACAAAAAAGGCAcaagaaaaaaatccaagaaGACAGATGGATTTCAGCTGCACAGCAACAGAAGTGAAAAACTTCGGGGCAATTCAAATGCAAAAAAGGCAGTCAGACAAATTGAAATAGGATGGTTTGATTATGAATATGATGACAATGCTTATCACCAAGTGAAAACCCCAAATGGGGGAGGAGCCAGACATGTATCTGCTCCAAAATCTTGGCTTCCAAACGATATAATGGAACATGGGAAGAAATTGTTTTTTAGAAATGGGAAGTCCAAAAAGGGAATGGTAACAGAGTTTGATTTTGAAATACGAAATTTCATGGGAGAGTCTATCGAAGAAGATTGCACAGTTGCAGATTTGTATGACGAAACAGGATCTCGTCAACTGAGATATTATCTTTATACAAAGAAAAGAACAACTTCAATACTAGAACAAGCCATAGATGAAAGTCAGTTGGAATTGGAGGAAGATGAAGATTTACCTGACATCTTATATACTAGAAACTTGCAAAGAAGCATATCAATGTCTACATTACCTGACACAGGAAATCCTGGTACTAGTACTCCCTTACCTAAACCTTCATCCTCAATAAATCAGATTGTGACTCTGAAAATTGCATCAGATGACGAAGGTATAATTTTTTGTCCACAGGAAAATGACCATTACCAGTTATTACAGTCCTTAAATGCAGCAGTAGATATTTTACCACCTTCAGAGTTATCAACATACCTAGACTCTGTTGATGAAACTTTACCACACAATGAATCGTCAGCAGGCAGTGCACCACAATCAAACACATCAGCTACAGGGGGACATGAGCAGACCAGTACAACAGGTATTGCATTACCTGTTACAGAGTTAGAAGATGTTAGAAAACAGGATATTGTAAGAATTCATAAGAGTAACCTATTTATAGAAATGATTAATCTGTTTAAAACAGGAGAAATGGATTTTTCCAAATGTAGAGTAATCAGAGTTAATGCAAACGGCCATGATGAAAGAGGAACTGGAGAAGGTTTTTTAAAAGATGTGTTCTGTGAGTTCTGGGAACTCTTCTACATGAAGTGCTGTGAAGGAGCTGACATTAAAGTGCCTATTTTAAGGCATGACATGCAGCAAGAAGAATGGACAGCTATTGCATACATTCTTGTGAATGGGTTTAAGACAGTTAATTATTTCCCTGTACAAATCTGCAAAGCATGTTTCGAAGATGCCTTGTTTGGAGTACCATATGCCAACCTAGTTGATGCATTTTTTCGATTTGTGCCAAAGACTGATAGGGTCGCATTAGAAAAAGCTTTCAATCACTTTCAAGACAGTGATTTAGGAGATCTTATTGATGTTCTTGAGACATATGATTGTAAAAAGTATCCAAGCCAAGATAACATTAAGAACATTATTCAGGAGATAGCTCACAAAGAAATCATACAACAACCTAAGTTTGTTACTGATTGCTGGAAGAGTGTATTTCAGACAAGACTTCATTGGAATCAAGAGACACTTAGCAAAATGTACCTTGAGATGTGTCCAACTGTCAACAAGATATTGAAATCTTTGACCTTTCCGGAGTCATTAGATCTCAAAGGGCAAGTAACTGCAGGGTACCTGAAAAAATTTGTTAAGGGATTGGATGACAAGGATGTGCATAGCTTTATGAGGTTTTGTACTGGTGCTAATCTTAGCTGTGACATAATATTGGTAGAATTTACAAAATTGTCTGGATTGCAGCGAAGACCAACAGCCCAAACTTGTGGAAACATATTAAGGTTGCCAACATCATACGAATCTGCTGCAGActtaagagaagattttttaaacatatttgaaaGAAGGGTGTGGGATATGGACTATGTATAA
- the LOC139527278 gene encoding uncharacterized protein has product MNLPYKDIVEVLLLNHGISLSLRHLKRILRNMHLSRRKEYTDLRTVINFVESDVESNGSHGYRWMYNKCVLHGLKVTRESIRHILKLVDPRGVEMRSKHRLIRRKYFSQGPNYCWYIDSYDKLKPYGLCINGCVDGFSGKMMWVKVGKTSSDPKVIAKYLIEAIQNAGWYPYHMRGDMGTENGTVAAMQNFLSRNERNEDSFIYGKSTLNTRIESWWAILRKQCTGKWVKEMKDLRDTGNFTGNKLDVNLVQFCCIKLLQAELEETALVWDMHRIRRSRSNLPDDRPIALYLLPELWASADYVQSISDDELETCIGMRT; this is encoded by the exons ATGAATTTACCATACAAAGACATTGTAGAAGTTTTATTGTTAAACCATGGCATTTCTTTGTCTTTACGCCATCTAAAAAGGATTCTACGGAACATGCACTTGTCTCGAAGGAAGGAATATACGGATTTACGTACGGTAATAAATTTTGTAGAATCAGATGTAGAATCAAACGGTTCACACGGATATAGATGGATGTATAATAAATGTGTCCTACATGGATTGAAAGTAACCAGAGAAAGTATTAGACACATTCTTAAACTAGTTGACCCTAGAGGAGTAGAAATGAGGTCAAAGCATCGCTTAATCAGAAGAAAATATTTCAGCCAAGGCCCCAACTATTGCTGGTATATTGATTCATACGATAAACTCAAACCATATGGCCTATGTATTAACGGTTGTGTAGATGGCTTCTCGGGAAAAATGATGTGGGTTAAAGTAGGAAAAACTAGCAGCGATCCAAAAGTCATAGCAAAATACCTTATTGAGGCTATACAGAATGCAGGTTGGTATCCTTATCATATGAGGGGTGATATGGGTACCGAAAATGGCACAGTTGCAGCAATGCAGAATTTTTTATCAAGAAACGAAAGAAATGAAGATTCATTCATTTATGGAAAAAGTACTTTAAACACTCGAATAGAGTCTTGGTGGGCAATTCTACGCAAACAATGTACAGGGAAATGGGTAAAAGAAATGAAGGATCTTAGAGATACTGGGAATTTTACTGGCAATAAACTTGATGTTAATCTAGTACAGTTTTGCTGCATAAAGTTATTACAG GCTGAACTCGAAGAAACAGCATTGGTGTGGGATATGCATCGTATCAGGCGAAGTCGTTCAAACCTTCCTGATGATCGTCCAATAGCTCTTTACTTACTACCCGAATTATGGGCATCAGCAGATTATGTACAAAGTATTTCGGATGATGAGTTGGAGACTTGTATAGGAATGCGCACATGA
- the LOC139527280 gene encoding interleukin 17-like protein, which produces MNYFDVVCYISVFVSTYFNNVQSCNCTEPSQKDLENRFNSINNNLNMKSLFMYEGWENSTLNKKFEELLLQSTEYRNSGTCPKRHMKTAESLSLRTSCPWFPHMDTIETRYPKTIYVAKTHCKSCITTDSLQNTYCKPLERIIKVLIRSNDIVNGICQYKEDKYNVPVAFVCTRIFEKVNDHELTSIPLSFFRKTLLRQKLLSVRETTTTLPSSVPQKQVG; this is translated from the exons ATGAATTACTTTGAT GTTGTCTGTTATATATCAGTATTTGTTTCGACATATTTCAACAATGTACAGAGCTGTAATTGCACAGAGCCATCTCAGAAGGATCTTGAAAACAGATTTAATTCTATAAATAATAATCTAAACATGAAATCTTTATTCATGTATGAAGGCTGGGAAAATTCTACACTTAACAAAAAATTTGAAGAACTCTTACTTCAATCTACAGAATATCGGAATAGTGGTACATGCCCAAAGAGACATATGAAAACAGCAGAGAGTTTGAGTCTACGCACGTCATGTCCGTGGTTTCCACACATGGATACCATTGAGACCAGATATCCAAAGACTATATATGTAGCTAAAACCCACTGTAAATCATGTATAACAACAGATAGTCTTCAAAATACATATTGCAAACCACTTGAACGTATTATCAAAGTTCTAATAAGAAGCAATGACATTGTCAATGGTATCTGTCAATATAAAGAAGACAAATATAACGTACCGGTAGCTTTTGTTTGTACACGAATATTCGAGAAGGTGAATGACCATGAACTTACTTCTATTCCATTAAGCTTTTTCAGAAAAACCTTATTGAGGCAAAAATTACTAAGTGTTCGTGAAACGACAACAACTTTACCATCTAGCGTCCCACAAAAACAAGTTGGGTAA